In Lysobacter lycopersici, a genomic segment contains:
- a CDS encoding asparaginase domain-containing protein yields MDNLLIVTTGGTIDKVYFDDKSDYQVGEPQIGRILEELGVAFRFRVIPLIRKDSLHIGAADRELLRATIAAQDESHVLITHGTDTMVETAKVLATIPGKTIVLTGALNPARFRGSDAEFNIGTAVGAVQSLPPGVYIAMNGRIWDPLKVRKNVDANRFEATD; encoded by the coding sequence ATGGACAACCTGCTCATCGTCACCACCGGCGGCACCATCGACAAGGTGTACTTCGACGACAAGTCGGACTACCAGGTCGGCGAGCCGCAGATCGGCCGCATTCTCGAGGAACTCGGCGTCGCGTTCCGCTTCCGGGTGATCCCGCTGATCCGCAAGGATTCGCTGCACATCGGCGCCGCCGACCGCGAACTGCTGCGCGCGACCATCGCCGCGCAGGACGAAAGCCACGTGCTGATCACCCACGGCACCGACACCATGGTCGAGACCGCGAAGGTGCTCGCGACCATTCCCGGCAAGACCATCGTGCTCACCGGCGCGCTGAATCCCGCGCGCTTCCGCGGCTCCGATGCCGAGTTCAACATCGGCACCGCGGTCGGCGCGGTGCAGTCACTGCCGCCCGGCGTCTACATCGCCATGAACGGCCGCATCTGGGATCCGCTCAAGGTAAGGAAGAACGTGGATGCGAACCGGTTCGAGGCAACGGACTGA
- the sufT gene encoding putative Fe-S cluster assembly protein SufT, which yields MYSRSSEPVRFERDCTAVMVPQGETVTLPAGSIGYITQALGGSWTVFVEGNLFRIAGKDADAIDKEPPAEIELAEGAGDEDVEKLVWKQLRTCFDPEIPINVVDLGLVYEAEVKPHPEQAGQRLVEVRMTLTAPGCGMGEILVDDVRSKLELIPTVAEADVELVFDPPWTRDMMSEAARLETGMF from the coding sequence ATGTATTCCCGCAGCAGCGAACCGGTGCGCTTCGAGCGCGACTGCACCGCAGTCATGGTGCCCCAGGGCGAAACCGTGACCTTGCCGGCCGGCAGCATCGGCTACATCACCCAGGCGCTGGGCGGAAGCTGGACCGTGTTCGTCGAAGGCAACCTGTTCCGCATCGCGGGCAAGGATGCCGATGCCATCGACAAGGAGCCGCCGGCTGAAATCGAATTGGCGGAGGGCGCCGGCGACGAAGACGTCGAGAAGCTGGTGTGGAAGCAGCTTCGCACCTGCTTCGATCCCGAGATCCCGATCAACGTCGTCGACCTCGGCCTGGTATACGAAGCCGAGGTGAAGCCGCATCCGGAGCAAGCGGGGCAGCGACTGGTCGAAGTGCGCATGACCCTCACCGCGCCCGGTTGCGGCATGGGCGAAATCCTCGTCGACGACGTGCGCAGCAAGCTGGAACTCATTCCCACCGTCGCCGAAGCCGATGTCGAACTCGTCTTCGACCCGCCGTGGACGCGCGACATGATGTCCGAGGCCGCGCGGTTGGAAACGGGGATGTTCTGA
- a CDS encoding YihY family inner membrane protein translates to MEPLDSLYRWGDRLRDPARAKAFFRFLGRRFLDDRLFEAAGALSYTTVFALVPLSLVVFGVLSAFPAFKEWTGALTDYIFANFVPSAAESLKGNLASITDRTKTLTTAGVIALIVSLLITLHSVEATFNRIWRVKTARPKVGRFLVYWTVLTLGGLVATASLALSTRFFALAIFETAPGRWLEALMLRLAPMAIELFAFAAIFKVVPHRTVKWRHAFAGAALSVVLFELMKWGIGLYLGSFNSYQKIYGAFAAAPVLLLWIYLGWSTILFGASFASSMSAFRYQPVAMRLPVGYELYGLLRMLGRFAEFRQRGRGLHSDELQQLEPMLTDALVQEFLGELCEIGLLSRAESGEWLLSRDLDDVSLGELYEACGLRVPVAEAHLPCRDDELGVAASEALDRLRMPLRELLKRKVSTLYEEKASP, encoded by the coding sequence ATGGAGCCACTGGATTCCCTCTACCGCTGGGGCGACCGGCTGCGCGATCCGGCGCGGGCGAAGGCCTTCTTCCGTTTCCTCGGACGGCGTTTCCTCGACGACCGTCTGTTCGAGGCCGCGGGTGCGCTTTCGTACACCACGGTATTTGCGCTGGTGCCGCTGTCGCTGGTGGTGTTCGGCGTTCTCTCGGCGTTCCCGGCGTTCAAGGAATGGACCGGCGCGCTCACCGATTACATCTTCGCCAACTTCGTGCCGAGCGCCGCGGAGAGCCTCAAGGGCAACCTCGCGAGCATCACCGACAGGACCAAGACGCTCACGACCGCCGGCGTGATCGCCCTGATCGTGTCGCTGCTGATCACCCTGCACAGCGTCGAGGCCACCTTCAACCGCATCTGGCGGGTGAAGACCGCGCGGCCCAAGGTCGGGCGCTTCCTCGTGTACTGGACGGTACTCACGCTTGGCGGGTTGGTCGCGACCGCCAGCCTTGCCTTGTCCACGCGCTTCTTCGCGCTGGCGATTTTCGAGACCGCGCCGGGCCGCTGGCTGGAAGCCCTGATGCTGCGGCTCGCGCCGATGGCGATCGAACTGTTCGCCTTCGCCGCCATCTTCAAGGTCGTGCCGCACCGCACCGTGAAATGGCGGCATGCATTCGCCGGCGCGGCGCTGTCGGTGGTGCTGTTCGAACTCATGAAATGGGGCATCGGCCTGTACCTGGGCAGCTTCAACTCCTACCAGAAGATCTACGGCGCATTCGCCGCGGCGCCGGTCCTGCTGCTGTGGATCTACCTCGGCTGGAGCACGATTTTGTTCGGCGCTTCGTTCGCGTCCTCGATGTCGGCGTTCCGCTACCAGCCTGTGGCGATGCGCTTGCCGGTCGGCTACGAGTTGTACGGCCTGCTGCGCATGCTCGGGCGCTTCGCCGAGTTCCGCCAACGCGGGCGTGGCCTGCATAGCGACGAACTGCAGCAGCTGGAACCGATGCTTACCGACGCGCTGGTGCAGGAATTCCTCGGCGAACTGTGCGAAATCGGCTTGCTGAGTCGCGCCGAATCCGGCGAATGGCTGCTGTCGCGCGATCTCGACGACGTTTCCCTCGGCGAACTCTACGAAGCCTGCGGCTTGCGCGTGCCGGTGGCCGAGGCGCACCTGCCATGCCGCGACGACGAGCTCGGCGTCGCCGCGAGCGAAGCACTGGACCGGTTGCGCATGCCCTTGCGCGAATTGTTGAAGCGCAAGGTGTCCACGCTTTACGAAGAGAAGGCCTCCCCATGA
- the wrbA gene encoding NAD(P)H:quinone oxidoreductase: MPEILVLYYSRGGSVAKLARQIARGIGEVEGMAARLRTVPPVAPVTEVAAPPEPEDGAPYVEKRDLAECAGLLLGSPTRFGNMAAPMKHFIDSLGAEWASGTLVGKPAGVFTSTATMHGGQESTLLTMLVPLLHHGCVVAGIPFTEAALNTTRSGGTPYGASHVAGVHDEPQPTDEEAQLARSLGRRVATLAAKLSA; encoded by the coding sequence ATGCCCGAAATCCTGGTGCTCTACTACAGCCGCGGCGGTTCGGTGGCGAAACTGGCCCGGCAGATCGCGCGCGGCATCGGCGAGGTGGAGGGCATGGCCGCGCGCCTGCGCACGGTGCCGCCGGTGGCGCCCGTCACCGAGGTCGCCGCGCCGCCCGAGCCCGAGGATGGTGCGCCGTATGTCGAAAAACGCGACCTCGCCGAATGCGCGGGCCTGCTGCTCGGCAGCCCCACCCGCTTCGGCAACATGGCCGCGCCGATGAAGCACTTCATCGATTCGCTCGGCGCCGAATGGGCAAGCGGCACCCTGGTCGGCAAGCCCGCCGGCGTGTTCACTTCCACCGCGACCATGCACGGCGGGCAGGAATCGACCCTGCTCACCATGCTCGTGCCATTGCTGCACCACGGTTGCGTGGTCGCGGGAATCCCGTTCACCGAAGCCGCGCTCAACACCACCCGCAGCGGCGGCACGCCCTATGGCGCCAGCCATGTCGCCGGCGTGCACGACGAACCGCAACCCACGGACGAGGAAGCGCAACTCGCGCGTTCGCTCGGCCGGCGCGTGGCGACGCTCGCGGCGAAGCTTTCGGCATGA
- a CDS encoding tetratricopeptide repeat-containing sulfotransferase family protein, with amino-acid sequence MSANDLRMAGLAPDAVAALQATARAIRDGRLDEAERLLAGLRTRFPRHAEVLRVGAILRLRQQRAGEATAMLRGAISAHPDDALLHSDLGNASIANGDRDGAFASWRRACTLAPDQPMPWFNLGRNLQLAGDSEAALDALQHCRALAPEFLPAHILAGDALLHLGRFDEAAASYRSALRFHPACGDAWRGLANIKSQPLSAGDCAALRTHLARGDIGEEDRIAMAYALGAGEEALGHYGEAFSALGDANARLRKRAPWSRAAFEGFVDAMLAATASLPAARDPDLGREAIFIVGLPRSGSTLFEQILAAHPEVEGASELPDLGDVVQAESKRRGKPFPQWVADANADDWERMGRDYLQRTARWRSSKPRFTDKMPENWKLAGVLRAMLPGATVLETRRDPLETAWSCYRQPFYQLPHFSCDFDDIAACLRGSERAMDAIRARDPARVRLLSYEDLIADPETRVRELLSACGLAFDPACLDFHRAGRSVRTASAAQVRQPLRGDTARAARYGTRLDPLRVALGLPPT; translated from the coding sequence ATGTCCGCGAACGACCTGCGCATGGCCGGCCTTGCGCCGGACGCCGTGGCCGCGTTGCAGGCCACGGCGCGCGCAATCCGCGACGGTCGCCTCGACGAAGCCGAACGCCTGCTCGCCGGATTGCGAACGCGTTTCCCGCGCCACGCGGAAGTCTTGCGCGTCGGCGCGATCCTGCGCCTGCGCCAACAGCGCGCGGGCGAAGCGACGGCGATGCTGCGGGGTGCGATTTCCGCGCATCCGGATGACGCTCTGCTGCACTCCGACCTCGGCAATGCGTCGATCGCGAACGGCGATCGCGATGGCGCCTTCGCCAGCTGGCGCCGCGCCTGCACGCTCGCGCCGGACCAGCCGATGCCGTGGTTCAACCTCGGCCGCAACCTGCAACTCGCCGGCGACAGCGAGGCCGCGCTCGATGCGCTGCAACACTGCCGCGCGCTGGCGCCGGAATTCCTGCCCGCGCACATCCTCGCCGGCGACGCGCTGCTGCACCTCGGTCGCTTCGACGAAGCCGCGGCGTCGTATCGCTCCGCGCTGCGCTTCCACCCCGCTTGCGGCGATGCCTGGCGCGGGCTGGCGAACATCAAGAGCCAGCCGCTTTCAGCCGGGGATTGCGCGGCGTTGCGCACGCACCTCGCGCGCGGCGACATCGGCGAGGAAGACCGCATCGCCATGGCCTATGCACTCGGGGCGGGCGAGGAAGCGCTGGGCCATTACGGCGAGGCGTTTTCCGCGCTGGGCGATGCGAACGCGCGACTTCGCAAACGCGCACCGTGGAGCCGCGCCGCGTTCGAAGGCTTCGTCGATGCCATGCTGGCCGCGACGGCGTCGCTGCCCGCTGCGCGCGATCCCGACCTCGGGCGCGAAGCCATCTTCATCGTCGGCCTACCGCGCTCAGGTTCGACCCTGTTCGAACAGATCCTCGCCGCGCATCCGGAAGTGGAAGGCGCGAGCGAACTGCCCGACCTCGGTGACGTCGTCCAGGCCGAATCGAAGCGGCGCGGAAAACCGTTCCCGCAATGGGTCGCGGATGCGAACGCCGACGACTGGGAACGCATGGGCCGCGACTACCTGCAGCGCACCGCGCGCTGGCGTTCGAGCAAGCCGCGCTTCACCGACAAGATGCCGGAGAACTGGAAGCTCGCCGGCGTGCTGCGCGCGATGCTGCCCGGCGCAACCGTGCTCGAAACCCGGCGCGATCCGCTGGAAACCGCGTGGTCGTGCTACCGCCAGCCGTTCTACCAGCTGCCGCACTTTTCCTGCGACTTCGACGACATCGCCGCCTGCCTGCGCGGCAGCGAACGGGCGATGGACGCGATCCGTGCCCGCGATCCGGCGCGCGTGCGCCTGCTCAGCTACGAGGACCTGATCGCCGATCCGGAGACCCGCGTGCGCGAACTGCTTTCGGCCTGCGGCCTCGCCTTCGACCCGGCCTGCCTCGATTTCCACCGCGCCGGGCGTAGCGTGCGCACCGCCAGCGCGGCGCAGGTGCGGCAACCGCTGCGTGGCGACACAGCCCGCGCCGCCCGTTACGGCACGCGGCTCGACCCGTTGCGGGTGGCATTGGGGCTGCCGCCGACTTGA
- a CDS encoding M20/M25/M40 family metallo-hydrolase, whose protein sequence is MAMLARSSVRGFAVALPPIGPVSASPMQAREGKIATRLARAAASDRNMTGADGLRKRMPLQSGGASFHARSGIDRQLAALGQPEDPFAPVYVVTSRKTYDGIRHLARTSVVRRDSIGNQLVLSEIPEHQLDALVGYIHERERRCGGYFAFDTRERAEAFIRADRSRQAIQQSTLAGYSLDNQDTVDAWLPQVSEQNIYDTINQLQAYQNRYYASATGKSSAEWIRRHWQALAAGRADVSTELFTACANCSTQPSVILTIRGIELPNEVVVLGGHLDSINASDRNNLAQRAPGADDDASGIATLTEVLRVAMASGWHPKRTVKFMGYAAEEVGLRGSAAIAQSFRNAGTNVVGVLQLDMTNYKSGAVTDMKLISDYSNTDLKAFFVQLFDGYLAPRGFTRSAVACGYACSDHASWTAAGYPAAMMFEAGDPNGDFPYIHTTLDTLSTMGESARNSVKFAQFGLAFLGETAKTSLWATADCRLPPRASLAASANLQASPGLISPLPRTGSHPRSSLP, encoded by the coding sequence ATGGCGATGCTCGCGCGGAGCAGCGTGCGCGGATTCGCCGTCGCCTTGCCGCCGATCGGGCCGGTAAGCGCTTCACCGATGCAGGCACGAGAGGGGAAGATCGCCACTCGACTCGCGCGTGCCGCTGCATCCGATCGCAACATGACAGGCGCGGACGGACTCCGAAAACGCATGCCACTGCAATCGGGTGGCGCATCGTTCCATGCACGATCCGGGATCGATCGGCAGCTTGCTGCCTTGGGCCAGCCGGAGGATCCGTTCGCGCCCGTCTACGTGGTCACGTCGCGCAAGACCTACGACGGCATCCGTCATCTGGCGCGCACCAGCGTCGTCCGTCGCGACAGCATCGGTAACCAACTGGTCTTGTCCGAGATCCCGGAGCATCAGCTCGACGCGCTGGTCGGATACATCCACGAGCGGGAACGGCGCTGCGGCGGTTATTTCGCCTTCGATACGCGCGAACGGGCCGAGGCCTTCATCCGCGCGGATCGCTCGCGACAGGCGATCCAGCAGTCCACGCTCGCCGGCTACAGCCTCGACAACCAGGACACGGTGGACGCGTGGTTGCCGCAGGTCAGTGAACAGAACATCTACGACACCATCAACCAGCTGCAGGCGTACCAGAATCGCTACTACGCCAGCGCCACCGGCAAGTCGTCCGCGGAATGGATCCGCCGCCACTGGCAGGCGCTCGCTGCGGGGCGCGCCGACGTCAGCACCGAGCTGTTCACGGCGTGCGCGAACTGCAGCACCCAGCCTTCCGTGATCCTGACCATCCGCGGGATCGAACTGCCGAACGAGGTCGTGGTGCTCGGAGGGCACCTGGATTCGATCAACGCGAGCGATCGCAACAATCTCGCGCAGCGCGCGCCCGGGGCGGACGACGATGCTTCGGGCATCGCCACCCTGACCGAGGTGCTGCGCGTGGCCATGGCAAGCGGCTGGCACCCGAAGCGCACGGTGAAGTTCATGGGCTATGCAGCGGAGGAAGTCGGTCTGCGTGGCTCCGCGGCGATCGCGCAATCCTTCCGCAACGCCGGGACCAACGTGGTCGGCGTTCTGCAATTGGACATGACCAATTACAAGTCGGGTGCGGTCACGGACATGAAGCTGATCAGCGACTACTCCAACACCGATCTGAAGGCATTCTTCGTGCAGTTGTTCGATGGTTATCTCGCGCCCAGGGGATTCACCCGCAGCGCGGTGGCCTGCGGATACGCCTGCTCCGACCATGCATCATGGACTGCGGCGGGATATCCGGCGGCGATGATGTTCGAAGCCGGGGATCCGAACGGCGATTTCCCCTACATCCACACGACCCTGGACACGTTGTCGACGATGGGCGAGTCGGCCCGGAACAGCGTCAAGTTCGCGCAGTTCGGCCTGGCGTTCCTGGGCGAGACGGCGAAGACTTCATTGTGGGCGACCGCCGACTGCAGATTGCCGCCAAGGGCTTCACTGGCCGCTTCGGCCAACCTGCAGGCGTCGCCGGGCCTGATCAGTCCGTTGCCTCGAACCGGTTCGCATCCACGTTCTTCCTTACCTTGA
- a CDS encoding M4 family metallopeptidase translates to MAAGRQDMHQANLAQLQAHYSSLVASKGVSSMAHTRHEQLIGADAETRLVLLQRNTDHGVRNTRYQQTFRGLPIFGESIVVSEDAASGKLRTLFGRQVTGLSAEIADAPSKVFKGQALGIAKQAALGTRLGAMRTSNEKSELMIYVDDAGHAHKAYVVNFFADAATGGKPTRPFVIVDANSGKVLKQWEGLTTALIGTGPGGNAKTGQYEWGSGGIYGYMDVTQSGTTCTMNNTNVRGVNLNGSTGSSTTAYSYTCPRNTYKTINGGYSPINDAFYFGGLITGMYPAYTGYNALSFQLIMRVHYSTNYENAFWNGSNMSFGDGKNTFYPLVSADVAGHEVSHGFTEQHSNLTYSGQSGGMNEAFSDMGGEATEYYWKGSNDFLVGQEIFKSSGALRYMCNPTQDGGSIDNASDYTSGMDPHYSSGVYNKMFCTLAKTSGWGTPTAFKVMARANANYWTASSTYASGACGVITAASDLGLSTADVAAAFTAVGVSTSSCSGGGGGGGGGTTALTKGVAVTGQSASTGSSLNYSLVVPAGASNLTFTMSGGSGDADLYVKFGSAPTDSSYDCRPYKSGNSESCSFTSPSAGTYYVRIKAYSSFSGLSIVGDYSTGGGGGGGGTTTVNLPSVSTGNWSSQYTLSVAAGKTATIAISGGTGDADLYVRAGSAPTTSSYTCRPYKTGNAESCSLTPTTATTYYIKVRAYSSYSGVTLTYGTN, encoded by the coding sequence ATGGCGGCCGGTCGCCAGGACATGCATCAGGCCAACCTGGCCCAATTGCAGGCGCATTACTCGAGCCTGGTGGCGAGCAAGGGCGTGTCGTCGATGGCGCACACGCGCCATGAACAGCTGATCGGCGCAGATGCCGAGACCCGGCTGGTCTTGCTCCAGCGCAATACCGATCACGGCGTGCGCAACACGCGCTACCAGCAGACCTTCCGTGGCCTCCCGATCTTCGGCGAAAGCATCGTCGTGAGCGAGGATGCGGCCAGCGGCAAGCTGCGCACCCTGTTCGGCCGGCAGGTGACCGGTCTTTCGGCCGAGATCGCGGATGCACCGTCCAAGGTGTTCAAGGGCCAGGCCCTCGGTATCGCCAAGCAGGCCGCGCTGGGCACCCGGTTGGGCGCGATGCGGACGAGCAACGAGAAGTCGGAATTGATGATCTACGTCGACGACGCGGGCCACGCGCACAAGGCGTACGTCGTCAACTTCTTCGCCGATGCCGCCACCGGCGGCAAGCCGACCCGTCCCTTCGTCATCGTCGACGCGAACAGCGGCAAGGTGTTGAAGCAGTGGGAGGGCCTGACCACGGCGCTGATCGGCACCGGCCCCGGCGGCAATGCCAAGACCGGCCAGTACGAATGGGGTTCGGGCGGCATCTACGGCTACATGGACGTGACCCAGTCCGGCACCACTTGCACGATGAACAACACCAACGTGCGCGGCGTCAACCTCAACGGCAGCACCGGCAGCAGCACCACGGCGTATTCGTACACCTGCCCGCGCAACACCTACAAGACCATCAACGGCGGATACTCGCCGATCAACGATGCGTTCTACTTCGGCGGTCTGATCACCGGCATGTACCCGGCGTATACCGGCTACAACGCGCTGAGCTTCCAGCTGATCATGCGCGTGCACTACAGCACCAACTACGAGAACGCGTTCTGGAACGGCTCGAACATGTCGTTCGGCGACGGCAAGAACACGTTCTACCCGCTGGTGAGCGCCGACGTTGCCGGCCACGAGGTCTCGCACGGATTCACCGAGCAGCACTCGAACCTGACCTATTCCGGCCAGTCCGGCGGCATGAACGAGGCGTTCTCGGACATGGGTGGCGAGGCGACCGAGTACTACTGGAAGGGCAGCAACGACTTCCTGGTGGGCCAGGAAATCTTCAAGTCGAGCGGCGCGCTGCGCTACATGTGCAACCCGACCCAGGATGGCGGTTCGATCGACAATGCCTCCGACTACACCTCGGGCATGGATCCGCACTACTCGTCGGGCGTGTACAACAAGATGTTCTGCACCCTGGCCAAGACCTCGGGCTGGGGCACGCCGACGGCCTTCAAGGTCATGGCGCGCGCGAACGCGAACTACTGGACCGCGAGCAGCACGTATGCCTCGGGCGCCTGCGGCGTCATCACCGCGGCATCCGACCTGGGCCTGAGCACTGCCGACGTGGCGGCGGCATTCACCGCGGTCGGCGTCAGCACCAGCAGTTGCAGTGGCGGCGGTGGCGGCGGTGGCGGCGGCACCACGGCGTTGACCAAGGGCGTTGCTGTCACGGGCCAATCGGCCAGCACCGGTAGTTCGCTGAATTACTCGCTGGTGGTGCCTGCCGGGGCTTCCAACCTGACCTTCACCATGTCCGGTGGTTCGGGTGACGCCGACCTGTACGTGAAGTTCGGCAGCGCGCCGACCGACTCCTCGTACGACTGTCGTCCGTACAAGAGCGGCAACAGCGAAAGCTGTTCGTTCACCTCGCCGTCGGCCGGCACCTACTACGTGCGGATCAAGGCGTACTCGTCGTTCTCGGGCCTGAGCATCGTCGGCGATTACAGCACTGGCGGCGGCGGTGGCGGTGGCGGTACCACGACAGTGAACCTGCCGTCCGTCTCAACCGGCAATTGGTCTTCGCAGTACACGCTGTCGGTCGCCGCCGGCAAGACGGCCACCATCGCCATCTCGGGCGGGACCGGCGATGCCGACCTGTACGTGAGGGCGGGTAGCGCCCCCACCACGAGCAGCTACACCTGCCGTCCGTACAAGACCGGTAATGCCGAGAGCTGCTCGCTCACGCCGACCACCGCCACCACCTACTACATCAAGGTGCGTGCGTACTCTTCCTACTCGGGCGTGACCCTGACCTACGGCACCAACTGA
- a CDS encoding M4 family metallopeptidase, whose translation MSHHMLTGARPRALAVAVTLACLAPAAMAAGRQDLHQANLAQLQSHYNSLVAAKGVSSMAHTRHEQLIGADADSRLVLMYRDTSHGVRNTRYQQTFRGIPVYGESIVVSEDAASGKLRTLFGRQVTGLSAEIADAPSKVFKGQALAIAKQAALGARLGAMRTSNEKSELMIYVDDAGHAHKAYVVNFFADSALAGNKPTRPYVIVDADSGKVLKQWEGLTTALIGTGPGGNEKTGQYEYGTDYGFMDVTQSGSTCTMNNSEVKTVDLNHGTSGSTAFSYTCPRHTGDSVNGGYSPLNDAHYFGSVIQNMYNAYVGTNALTFQLVMRVHYSTNYENAFWDGSTMNFGDGRNTFYPLVSVDVAGHEVSHGFTEQHSGLCYANGSDCGGMNEAYSDIAGEAAEYYFKGSNDFLVGEEIFKGASGQALRYMCNPPQDGISIDNAADMTRRINPHYSSGVYNKAFCTLAKTSGWDTPKAFKIFARANANYWTASSSFDDGACGVKTAATDLGYTTTDQANIDAAFNVVGVSCSGGGTNTPPVASFTIKTQGKFVQVTSTSTDSDGTIVSVKWDSGDGRTSTKTPLTYKYASSGTYTVTLTVTDDDGATNSTSKSVTIP comes from the coding sequence ATGTCGCATCACATGCTTACGGGCGCGCGTCCGCGTGCGCTGGCGGTTGCCGTGACCCTTGCCTGCCTTGCGCCGGCCGCGATGGCGGCTGGTCGCCAGGACCTGCACCAGGCGAACCTTGCGCAGTTGCAGTCGCACTACAACAGCCTGGTGGCCGCCAAGGGCGTGTCGTCGATGGCGCATACCCGCCATGAACAGCTGATCGGCGCTGACGCCGACAGCCGACTGGTGCTGATGTACCGCGATACCAGCCATGGCGTGCGCAACACGCGCTACCAGCAGACCTTCCGCGGGATCCCGGTCTACGGCGAGAGCATCGTGGTGAGCGAGGATGCGGCCAGCGGCAAGCTGCGGACGCTGTTCGGTCGGCAGGTGACGGGGCTTTCGGCGGAGATCGCCGATGCGCCGTCGAAGGTGTTCAAGGGCCAGGCCTTGGCGATCGCCAAGCAGGCGGCGCTGGGCGCCCGGTTGGGCGCGATGCGGACGAGCAACGAGAAGTCGGAGTTGATGATCTACGTGGACGACGCCGGGCATGCGCACAAGGCGTACGTGGTGAACTTCTTCGCCGACAGTGCGCTGGCGGGCAACAAGCCGACGCGTCCTTACGTGATCGTGGATGCGGACAGCGGCAAGGTGCTGAAGCAGTGGGAGGGCCTGACCACGGCGCTGATCGGCACCGGCCCCGGCGGAAACGAGAAGACCGGGCAGTACGAATACGGCACCGACTACGGCTTCATGGACGTGACCCAGTCGGGCAGCACCTGCACGATGAACAACAGCGAGGTCAAGACGGTCGACCTCAACCACGGTACGTCCGGCTCGACCGCGTTCTCCTACACCTGCCCACGCCACACCGGCGACAGCGTGAACGGCGGCTACTCGCCGCTGAACGACGCGCACTACTTCGGCAGCGTGATCCAGAACATGTACAACGCCTACGTCGGCACCAATGCGCTGACGTTCCAGTTGGTGATGCGCGTGCACTACAGCACCAACTACGAGAACGCGTTCTGGGACGGCTCGACGATGAACTTCGGCGACGGCAGGAACACGTTCTACCCGCTGGTGAGCGTCGATGTCGCCGGCCACGAGGTCTCGCACGGATTCACCGAGCAGCATTCGGGCCTGTGCTACGCCAACGGCAGCGATTGCGGTGGCATGAACGAAGCTTATTCCGACATCGCGGGCGAGGCCGCCGAGTACTACTTCAAGGGCAGCAACGACTTCCTGGTGGGCGAGGAGATCTTCAAGGGCGCGTCGGGCCAGGCCCTGCGCTACATGTGCAACCCGCCGCAGGACGGCATTTCGATCGACAATGCCGCGGACATGACCCGCCGGATCAACCCGCACTACTCGTCGGGCGTGTACAACAAGGCGTTCTGCACCCTGGCCAAGACCAGCGGCTGGGATACGCCGAAGGCGTTCAAGATCTTCGCGCGCGCGAACGCCAACTACTGGACGGCGAGCAGTTCGTTCGACGATGGCGCCTGCGGCGTCAAGACCGCGGCCACCGACCTCGGTTACACCACCACCGACCAGGCCAATATCGACGCGGCCTTCAACGTGGTGGGCGTGAGCTGCTCCGGTGGTGGTACCAACACTCCGCCGGTGGCGAGCTTCACGATCAAGACCCAGGGCAAGTTCGTGCAGGTCACCAGCACGTCCACCGATTCGGACGGAACCATCGTTTCGGTGAAGTGGGATTCGGGCGACGGCAGGACCTCGACCAAGACCCCGCTCACCTACAAGTACGCCAGCTCCGGCACCTACACGGTGACGCTGACGGTGACCGACGACGACGGCGCGACCAACAGCACGAGCAAGTCGGTGACGATTCCGTAA
- a CDS encoding DUF2069 domain-containing protein has protein sequence MNARNILIVALLLLATLYAFWFARDAHPVAAMLVFALPPTLCAVAVATSRRTAGFWSGVLALAWFSHAVMVAWTRPPERMFAWWALALSLAVVFAASLPGLRARFAKKR, from the coding sequence ATGAACGCGCGCAACATCCTGATCGTGGCACTGTTGCTGCTGGCCACGCTGTATGCATTCTGGTTCGCGCGCGATGCGCATCCAGTCGCAGCGATGCTGGTGTTCGCATTGCCGCCGACGCTGTGCGCGGTCGCGGTCGCGACCAGCCGGCGCACCGCGGGCTTCTGGTCCGGCGTGCTCGCCCTCGCCTGGTTCTCGCATGCGGTGATGGTCGCGTGGACGCGGCCGCCGGAACGCATGTTCGCGTGGTGGGCGCTCGCGCTCTCCCTCGCCGTCGTGTTCGCGGCCAGCCTGCCCGGCTTGCGTGCACGCTTCGCGAAGAAGCGCTGA